The DNA window GGATCCGGGGACAACTCGCGTACCGCCCACGAATTGATCACCCATCCCCAGGATACCCACAGCATCAACGCACAGAAAGGCAGTAAAAAAATCCCCGTGCCCACCAGATTAATCCAGACCCGTACCCGGGGAGAGAGCCGACCATAGACCACATCCACCCGTACGTGGGCATCGCGTTGCAGCGCATAGGAAGCCCCTAACAGAAACACCAGGCTGAACAGATACCATTGCAGCTCAATGTAGAAATTCGAGCTCAGCCCGATACCCGTGTACCGGTCCAGATAGCGCACCACAGCATTGTAGGCCCCTACCAGCACCATCACCAGTACCAGCCAGTAAACCAACCGGCCTACCCATAGATTAA is part of the Rhodothermus sp. genome and encodes:
- a CDS encoding TRAP transporter small permease subunit — its product is MERWLRLARAIDRLNLWVGRLVYWLVLVMVLVGAYNAVVRYLDRYTGIGLSSNFYIELQWYLFSLVFLLGASYALQRDAHVRVDVVYGRLSPRVRVWINLVGTGIFLLPFCALMLWVSWGWVINSWAVRELSPDPGGLPRYPLKTMLPVAFVLLALQGVSMLIHQIARLRQIETDTDHDGFGKV